The Candidatus Methylomirabilota bacterium nucleotide sequence CTGCGCGATCCGGGCCCCCAGATCGCGGCCGCGCTGCCCGCGTCTCTTCCGGCCCGGCTCCCCGAGGCTCTGGAGGTCGCGACGTGGAGGCCGGTGTCGAATGACGCAGGCGGGCGCGACGCGTGGCGGGAAGCGGGAGAAGATCCTCTACATCGAGGACGATCCACAAAGTCGGACGCTCGTCCGGTCCGTCCTCGAGCGCGCCGGCTACGAGATGGTGGAGGCCGAGGACGGCCTGAGCGGCATCGAGCGGGCGCTCCGGGAGCCGGTGCACCTGATCCTCCTCGATCTCAACCTTCCGGAAGTCGATGGCCATACCGTGGCCGCCATCCTGAGGACGTTTCCGAAGCTGTCCGACACGCCGATGGTCGGCGTCACCGCCTACGCGGGGGAGGGGGACCGCGAGCGGACCCTGGTGGCGGGATGCGACGGCTACATACCGAAGCCGATCGACGTCGACCGCTTCCCCCAGCAGATCACCGAATTCCTGGCCGGCAAGCGCGAACGGGTCCCCGCCGCCACCGAGAACGTTTTTCTCCGCGACCTCAACCAGCGGCTCGTCCTCCGGCTGCTGGCCCAGCTCGATGAGCTCAAGCGCCTGAACAACCACGTCGAGGAGCGCGCGCGGCGGCTGGAAGAGATCCACGAGGCCGTCCGCGACCTGACCTCCGAGCTGGGCCTGGACGCGCTGCTGGAGCGGATGCTGCCCCGCGTCGCGCGCGCCCTCGGCGCCGTCGAGGTGATCGTCGAGCTGAGCCATCCCCCCGGCACGCGGCTGGCCCCGGCGGTCGAACCGACGGGTCTCGTCGACGTCGAATGGAAGTTCCCGCTCGCGGTCCGGGGTCGGCCGCTGGGCTTCGTCATCGCGCGATACCTCCCGGGGTCGGGCCCGACGCCGGAAGACGAGCATCTCTTCAAGATCGTCGCCAACCACGTGGCCATCGCGATCGAGAACGCGCGCCTGTACGAAACCGAGCGGGCCGCCCATGCCGGGGCCGAGGCGGCGCGCCGACGGGCGGCGTTTCTCGCCGAGGCGAGCGCGGTTCTGGCCTCCTCGCTGGATTACGACGCGACGCTGTCGGAGGTCGCGCGGCTGGCGGTGCCGAGCGTGGCGGACCTCTGCGTCGTCGATATTCTCGAGGCCGACGGCTCGGTGCGGCGAGCCGTCGTCTTCGCCGGGGATGGGGGCAAGGTGGAGCTGGCCTCCGCCCTGCGCCGTCACGTGCCCGACCCCGGCTCCCTGGGCTCGGTGGCGGAGACGCTCCGCTCGGGCCAGCCGCGGGTGATCGCGGACATTCCCGACTCGTTGCTGCCCTCGATCGTGCGGGACCCCGAGCACCTCAGAGTCCTCCGCGAACTGGCGCCGAAGTCAGCCATGGTCGTGCCCATCCTGGCCCGGGGGCGGACGCTGGGGGCCATCACGTTCGTGGCCGTGGAATCCGGGCGTCGCTATGAGCCGGCCGACCTGCACTTCGCCGAGGATCTCACCGCGCGCGCCGCCCTGGCCATCGACAACGCCCGCCTCTACCGCGAAGCGCACGATGCAGACCGACGGAAGGATCAGTTCCTGGCCGTCCTCGCCCACGAGCTCCGAGCCTCGCTGGCGCCCATCGCCAGCGGGGTGGAGATCGTGCGTCGCTACGAGGACGAGGCCGCCGTGCGGCGGGCGTGCGACATCATCGATCGCCGGGTCCAGTACCAGGCGCGGCTCCTGGACGATCTGTTGGACCTGGCCCGCATCGGTCACGGCAAGATCGAGCTCCAGAAGACCGAGCTCAATGTGGCGAGCGTCATCGCCAGCGCGCTCGACGTGACCCGGCCCCTCGTCGAGGGGCGGCACCAGCGGCTCTCCCTCTCGCTGCCGGAGACGCCGATCATGGTGACGGCCGACCCGACGCGGCTGGAGCAGGTGATCGTGAATCTCTTGACCAACGCCGTGAGGTACACGCCTTCAGGGGGCCTGATCTGGGTGGCGGCCGAACGCGAGGGGGACACGGTGGTCGTCCGCGTGAGAGACACGGGTCAGGGGATTCCGCCCGGGATGCTCCAGCGCGTGTTCGATCTCTACACGCAGGTCGGGCGGTCGGGCGAAGGGGGCGGCCTCGGGATCGGCTTGGCGCTCGTGCAGCGGCTGGTGCACCTCCACGGGGGCACCGTCGACGCATACAGCGAAGGCCCGGGCCGCGGCGCCGAGTTCGTCGTGCGGCTGCCGGTCACGAGCGGACCCCGACCCACCTAGTGCCGTTCCAACTATTCGCGCCTAGGAAGGCACCGTGTACGTCGTTTGTGGACAGATTTAGTATCAACAAGTTGGAACGGCACTAGCCTCCCCCGACACGGACTGATCCTGGCCCGAGATGGGCCTGCTCTTCTCCAGCCTGTAGCCTCGGCCGGTTGATGCTCCGGCGCGGCCTCCTCGTCTGGCTCCTCATCGGCGCCGCCTTCGTGGGCCTGGAGGCGGCGGGCCTCGCGGAAGGACTCTCGCTTCCGGTCCCCCTCATCGTCGCGCTGGTGCTGGCGCGGGCGCTCGAGCACGCCGAGTGGGCGCGCCGGCGGCCCCGCCTCGTCGCGGTCGGGGTCGGCGCCGTCTGCGCCGCGCTGGCCCTGGTCGCCGGGAAGCTCGGCCTGCCGGCGGGCGATCTCTCGCCGCGCGAGCTCACCGC carries:
- a CDS encoding ATP-binding protein; the encoded protein is MTQAGATRGGKREKILYIEDDPQSRTLVRSVLERAGYEMVEAEDGLSGIERALREPVHLILLDLNLPEVDGHTVAAILRTFPKLSDTPMVGVTAYAGEGDRERTLVAGCDGYIPKPIDVDRFPQQITEFLAGKRERVPAATENVFLRDLNQRLVLRLLAQLDELKRLNNHVEERARRLEEIHEAVRDLTSELGLDALLERMLPRVARALGAVEVIVELSHPPGTRLAPAVEPTGLVDVEWKFPLAVRGRPLGFVIARYLPGSGPTPEDEHLFKIVANHVAIAIENARLYETERAAHAGAEAARRRAAFLAEASAVLASSLDYDATLSEVARLAVPSVADLCVVDILEADGSVRRAVVFAGDGGKVELASALRRHVPDPGSLGSVAETLRSGQPRVIADIPDSLLPSIVRDPEHLRVLRELAPKSAMVVPILARGRTLGAITFVAVESGRRYEPADLHFAEDLTARAALAIDNARLYREAHDADRRKDQFLAVLAHELRASLAPIASGVEIVRRYEDEAAVRRACDIIDRRVQYQARLLDDLLDLARIGHGKIELQKTELNVASVIASALDVTRPLVEGRHQRLSLSLPETPIMVTADPTRLEQVIVNLLTNAVRYTPSGGLIWVAAEREGDTVVVRVRDTGQGIPPGMLQRVFDLYTQVGRSGEGGGLGIGLALVQRLVHLHGGTVDAYSEGPGRGAEFVVRLPVTSGPRPT